A single genomic interval of Cucumis sativus cultivar 9930 chromosome 7, Cucumber_9930_V3, whole genome shotgun sequence harbors:
- the LOC101211054 gene encoding acetylserotonin O-methyltransferase encodes MDDTSSKASNKLKIEEEDSDIKVQIWKYIFGFVEMAVIKCAIELKIGDVIESHGDSMTLSQLSSSLNCSPLLLHRILRFLVHRGIFKEEKTTKCYSHTPMSRLLTTTGPNSMAPLHLLESSPVMIAPWHNLSACVKASDHENGSQPFEMAHGMDLWTYAAANPSHSSLINESMACFARLVILPAVLERCGEIFDGVGCLVDVGGGNGTCLSILVKACPWIKGINFDLPHVVSVSKEYEGIQHVGGNMFDSVPKADAAFIMEVLHDWDDEECIKILKNCKEAIPEKTGKVIIVEVVIDEKEEISKYSDARLMMDMIMMAHTIKGKERTNEEWANVLQKAGFSYYTITPTSTIQSVIQAFP; translated from the exons ATGGATGATACTAGCAGCAAAGCgtcaaataaattgaaaatagaagaagaagatagtgATATCAAAGTCCAAATATGGAAATACATATTTGGTTTCGTTGAAATGGCAGTGATAAAATGTGCCATTGAACTCAAAATAGGAGACGTCATTGAAAGCCATGGAGATTCCATGACACTCTCCcaactctcttcttctttaaacTGTTCTCCTTTGCTTCTACATCGCATATTACGGTTTCTTGTACATAGAGGCAttttcaaagaagaaaaaaccacaaaatgCTACTCCCATACGCCCATGTCTCGACTGCTCACAACTACTGGACCAAATAGTATGGCTCCCTTGCATCTCTTGGAAAGCAGCCCTGTGATGATTGCACCATGGCACAACTTGAGTGCATGTGTTAAAGCCAGTGATCATGAGAATGGAAGTCAGCCTTTTGAGATGGCTCATGGGATGGACTTGTGGACTTATGCTGCAGCCAATCCATCACACAGTAGCCTGATCAATGAGAGCATGGCTTGCTTTGCTAGGCTGGTTATTTTGCCTGCAGTTCTCGAAAG GTGTGGGGAGATTTTTGATGGAGTTGGATGTTTGGTGGATGTTGGAGGAGGGAATGGGACTTGTTTGAGTATTTTAGTGAAGGCTTGTCCTTGGATTAAAGGTATTAATTTCGATCTTCCTCATGTTGTGTCTGTTTCAAAGGAGTATGAAGGTATTCAACATGTTGGTGGCAATATGTTTGATTCTGTTCCAAAGGCTGATGCTGCTTTCATTATG GAGGTTCTACATGATTGGGATGATGAGGAATgcatcaaaattttgaaaaattgcaaAGAAGCCATTCCGGAAAAGACAGGAAAAGTGATAATTGTTGAGGTAGTGAtcgatgaaaaagaagaaattagcAAATATTCGGATGCAAGGTTAATGATGGATATGATAATGATGGCCCATACCATTAAggggaaagaaagaacaaatgaGGAATGGGCCAATGTTCTTCAGAAAGCTGGTTTTAGTTATTATACAATCACTCCTACCTCAACTATCCAATCTGTTATTCAAGCTTTTccttga